From the Labrus mixtus chromosome 17, fLabMix1.1, whole genome shotgun sequence genome, one window contains:
- the ch25hl2 gene encoding cholesterol 25-hydroxylase-like protein 2 encodes MSAGELLTTLFWMLDVNNVTGCQTQALVLQPAWDYLHQNHHDLLRSPLFPVVLSVSTYFVLVGLYTVLDLLAPTWPCINRYRLHPDRPVTRPNIWMTFGVTIYNHVFYIFPSAVAQWMWRPPTPLPSQAPTLWSFFLGIVGCMVVFDFQYYLWHLLHHRIPWLYRTFHAVHHQYSQPFSLVTQYLSGWELFSVGFWTTIDPILLQCHCLTTWGFMVFNIYVSTEDHCGYNFPWALHNLVPFGLWGGAPKHDTHHQRPGTNFAPFFSHWDWLGGTNTVPAAVGDAAAATGEEEMKGRKD; translated from the coding sequence ATGAGCGCAGGCGAGTTACTCACAACTTTATTCTGGATGTTGGATGTGAATAACGTGACCGGGTGTCAGACCCAGGCCTTGGTGCTGCAGCCGGCCTGGGACTACCTCCACCAGAACCACCATGACCTCCTGAGGAGCCCTCTCTTCCCCGTCGTCCTCTCCGTCTCCACCTACTTCGTCTTGGTCGGGCTGTACACCGTCCTGGACTTACTCGCACCCACCTGGCCCTGCATCAACCGCTACAGGCTCCACCCTGACCGCCCCGTCACCCGTCCTAACATCTGGATGACCTTTGGTGTCACCATCTACAACCACGTCTTCTACATCTTCCCGTCCGCGGTCGCTCAGTGGATGTGGAGGCCGCCAACGCCGCTGCCCTCCCAGGCGCCCACTCTCTGGAGCTTCTTCCTGGGCATCGTTGGCTGCATGGTGGTCTTTGACTTCCAGTATTACCTGTGGCACCTGCTCCACCACCGGATACCGTGGCTGTACCGTACCTTCCACGCCGTGCACCACCAGTACAGCCAACCCTTCAGCCTCGTCACTCAGTACCTCTCCGGCTGGGAGTTGTTCAGCGTCGGATTCTGGACTACAATCGACCCCATCCTGCTCCAGTGCCACTGCCTCACCACGTGGGGCTTCATGGTCTTCAACATCTACGTCTCCACCGAGGACCACTGCGGCTACAACTTCCCCTGGGCGCTGCACAACCTGGTGCCCTTCGGCCTCTGGGGCGGCGCCCCGAAGCATGACACGCACCACCAGCGGCCCGGCACTAACTTTGCCCCTTTCTTCTCGCACTGGGACTGGCTGGGGGGCACCAACACCGTGCCAGCAGCCGTCGGCGACGCTGCTGCAGCAacgggagaggaggagatgaaaggGAGGAAAGACTAA
- the s100z gene encoding protein S100-Z, with protein MGVSPVELIIAAKIEDGTLSFSSFPDKQAVPPHLSSDLNGTLTRKQLSYRLSSRMPSQLEGAMDALITVFYNYSGNDGDKHKLNKGELKDLLNSELTDFLTSQKDPMLVEKIMNDLDSNKDNEVDFNEFVVLVAALTVACNDFFQEQQKKPKKMSAENL; from the exons ATGGGCGTCTCACCTGTGGAATTAATTATCGCAGCAAAGATAGAGGACGGCACCCTTAGCTTCTCGTCATTTCCTGATAAACAAGCTGTGCCTCCACACCTTTCATCAGACCTGAACGGGACTCTAACCAG GAAGCAGCTGAGTTATCGACTTTCCAGCAGAATGCCGAGCCAGCTCGAGGGTGCGATGGACGCACTGATTACAGTTTTCTACAACTACTCTGGGAATGATGGAGACAAACACAAGTTGAACAAGGGCGAGTTGAAGGATCTGTTGAACAGCGAGCTCACCGACTTCCTCACG TCTCAGAAGGATCCGATGCTCGTGGAGAAAATCATGAACGACCTGgactcaaacaaagacaacGAGGTGGATTTCAACGAGTTTGTCGTCCTGGTGGCCGCCCTGACTGTCGCCTGCAACGACTTCTTTcaggagcagcagaagaaaccCAAGAAGATGTCCGCAGAAAATCTGTAA